Proteins encoded together in one bacterium window:
- a CDS encoding HAD family hydrolase, whose protein sequence is MSIQGVIFDLGSTLIHRTGLELEREKCGALARFAASEWGCRDPQALTARLLEIRLDGWRRSEETLREVIAADALTRAFASSGLPTDADTIRRAEAVFFEPEVRLSRLYPDALETLAHLRNRGLRLGMISNATSHMLILDITAKLRIAEYFDPLVTSAGFGRVKPHPEIFAHVLEVWGAPADSAVMIGDTLRADIAGAHAVGMRSILVDIEPNPANATFAGPAVPTERVTSLTQIPPLITRWAGQR, encoded by the coding sequence ATGTCGATTCAGGGCGTCATCTTCGATCTCGGCAGCACGCTCATCCACCGCACTGGGTTGGAACTCGAACGGGAAAAATGCGGCGCGCTTGCACGGTTCGCCGCATCCGAGTGGGGATGCCGAGACCCGCAGGCGCTCACGGCGCGTCTCCTCGAAATCCGCCTCGACGGCTGGCGACGCTCGGAAGAAACATTGAGGGAGGTTATCGCCGCTGATGCACTCACCCGGGCGTTCGCGTCTAGCGGGCTCCCGACCGACGCGGACACGATCCGGCGCGCCGAGGCCGTCTTCTTCGAGCCGGAGGTCCGCCTGAGCCGGCTCTACCCGGATGCCCTCGAGACCCTTGCACACCTCCGAAATCGTGGACTGCGTCTCGGCATGATCAGCAACGCGACGAGCCACATGCTCATCCTGGACATCACAGCCAAGCTTCGGATCGCCGAGTACTTCGACCCACTCGTGACGTCGGCCGGGTTCGGACGGGTCAAACCCCACCCCGAGATCTTTGCCCACGTCCTCGAGGTCTGGGGAGCGCCGGCCGATTCCGCCGTGATGATCGGAGATACCCTGCGGGCCGACATCGCGGGGGCCCACGCCGTCGGCATGCGGTCGATCCTGGTGGACATCGAGCCCAATCCCGCGAACGCGACGTTTGCGGGACCGGCGGTGCCGACGGAACGGGTCACATCCCTCACGCAGATCCCTCCGCTGATTACGCGATGGGCGGGCCAGCGCTGA